One segment of Vespa velutina chromosome 17, iVesVel2.1, whole genome shotgun sequence DNA contains the following:
- the LOC124955026 gene encoding uncharacterized protein LOC124955026, whose product MPIFDFFRNFFIGGDREDFGDEGKHSFRNPIWQNDEDDNDDDDFRHLGRSNVHVHIFNDPKDMTSYFESQFDNILNSIFSSFDDSKIFPNFNDSKIFDIPGSIEESPNAGQSNNSLRDKMLKPGYEFPDSHDNEKNKVDADLDGRISADNLFKFWNEPNDTKIIPSTNHQFHRSSKFVSKRFIHAPDGTIEQHQIIKDSEGNEEKRVSKQIGDKKYVVTTKRDKNGVETKVEDLINIDENELKNFKPNIEQTWGSIYNHYSNSSSILNYLPWDQFFGPNPKL is encoded by the exons atgccaatctttgatttctttcgaaatttctttattgGAGGAGATAGAGAAGATTTCGGAGACGAAGG GAAACACAGTTTTCGTAATCCCATTTGGCAAAACGATGAAGATgacaatgatgacgatgacttCAG acaTCTTGGTAGAAGTAATGTACACGTTCATATCTTCAATGATCCCAAAGATATGACATCTTATTTTGAATCAcaattcgataatatattgaaCAGTATTTTCTCAAGTTTTGATGATAGTAAAATATTTCCGAATTTTAATGATagtaaaattttcgatatacCGG gTAGCATAGAAGAGTCACCGAACGCAGGACAAAGTAATAATAGTTTGCgtgataaaatgttaaaaccTGGATATGAATTTCCAGATTCtcatgataatgaaaaaaacaaagtagaTGCAGATTTAGATGGAAg AATTTCTGCTGATAACCTTTTTAAATTTTGGAATGAGCCTaatgatacaaaaataataccCTCTACAAACCACCAATTTCATCGAAGTTCCAAATTTGTTAGCAAAAGATTTATACATGCACCAGATGGTACTATAGAGCAACAtcagataataaaagatagtGAAGgtaacgaagaaaagagagtttCTAAACAGATTggtgataaaaaatatgttgttaccacaaagagagataaaaatggtGTAGAAACCAAAGTAGAAGATTTGATTAATATAGATGAGA atGAATTGAAAAACTTTAAACCAAATATAGAACAAACTTGGGGATCCATATATAATCACTATAGTAATTCTAGtagtattttaaattatttaccaTGGGATCAGTTTTTTGGTCCAAAtccaaaattataa
- the LOC124955024 gene encoding persulfide dioxygenase ETHE1, mitochondrial isoform X2 produces the protein MKILQLFYIIYYYNNIKLNQQLLRLTGKFFQTRHKLIGNYHQHGTLTEHISFSKDFLFQQLFDPVSSTYTYLLADINNKDAILIDPVFEWADRDKKIIEELGLNLKYVANTHMHADHITGTGRLKSLLPGCRSMISRNSGAEADILLEPRDRIKFGRHYLVVIPTPGHTEGCVTYVCDEQGIAFTGDALLIRGCGRTDFQGGSSEILYKSVHENIFTLPSYYRLYPAHDYNGRTVTTVAEEKMLNPRLSKSLDEFVNIMNNLNLPYPKMIDKAVPANKVCGVFEINKKKGEQ, from the exons atgaaaattctacaattattttatataatttattattataataatataaa ATTGAATCAACAATTATTAAGATTGAcaggaaaattttttcaaacaagACATAAATTAATTGGAAATTATCATCAACATGGAACTTTGACAGagcatatttctttctcaaaggATTTTCTATTTCAGCAG tTATTCGATCCAGTGTCcagtacatatacatatttacttgCTGATATCAATAATAAGGATGCTATTTTAATCGATCCAGTCTTTGAATGGGCTgatcgagataaaaaaattatcgaagaactcggtttaaatttgaaatatgttG CGAATACACATATGCACGCAGACCATATTACAGGAACGGGCcgattaaaatcgttattaccagGTTGTCGATCGATGATCTCCCGCAATAGTGGTGCCGAGGCCGACATTCTCTTGGAGCCACGAGACCGCATCAAATTTGGTAGACATTATCTGGTGGTGATACCCACACCTGGTCATACTGAAG gaTGCGTGACGTATGTGTGTGATGAACAAGGAATCGCTTTCACGGGTGATGCTTTATTAATACGCGGATGTGGAAGGACAGACTTTCAg gGTGGCTCGTCAGAAATATTGTACAAGTCTGtacatgaaaatatatttactttaccATCATATTACAGACTATATCCTGCACATGATTATAATGGTAGAACTGTAACTACTGTTGctgaagaaaaaatgttaaatcctAGATTATCTAAATCGTTGGatgaatttgtaaatattatgaataatctTAATCTTCCATATCCAAAAATGATTG ATAAAGCTGTCCCGGCTAACAAGGTTTGTGGAgtctttgaaattaataagaagaaaggagaacaGTGA
- the LOC124955023 gene encoding E3 ubiquitin-protein ligase Su(dx), with product MSHCKKGPLSSGFYQLDIIIEGAVLRSSSFLKPNPYIEISVDGERLLTTDVSKSTYQPKWEERFHVLVKPYSQVHFRLFDHSTFRKDTLLGEKRISLFQILSHYNGKLENLELTFDLMNSNKHDFCSNKIGELVTVFDGLTIDINDITPVHDPQLPKTGELDTLFDNLRIDLNNSIPSNTNESLCQVQCTVPDGASSSDTVSNCSVLNGGVRGRMRLHSNETATPSSMYCGQANAHHSSTYNTNANQSGIDKHNSTQHHKPHENDKPGSSKMCSIHLANGHAVPMSDKPVAQTQEKPMNRTSERHTTSLIDGCIPSRSEPSRSTNHNISEGRPISRPEQSSSVPNTNERLTNFRADQSASNSVSDGRTVPQSEPLSLSNVNTCSTSRIESTSLPNTETRPDHSSEARGTTRAEQNNSILLPHCIPRSEQSMLNTVPDSRTIPHSEEFTTNNLPESRSLTRMAQPTVSLTGQPAMSVGGQPIIQPGSSVMLPEVENTCHSEEPLPPGWEMRCDGYSRRYYVDHNTRSTSWERPQPLPPGWEVRRDPRGRIYYVDHNTRSTTWQRPNTERLQHFQQWQGERQYVVQQGNQRFLYPQPLGAAAAVAGPLASAIPDDDDILGPLPAGWERRKQPEGRVYYVNHKNRTTQWEDPRTQGQETGIDEPPLPDGWEIRLTEDGVRYFVDHNTRTTTFQDPRPGAPKGPKGVYRVPRAYERSFRWKLSQFRFLCQTNALPNHIKISVSRQTLFEDSYHQIMNAEAFALRRRLYIIFKGEEGLDYGGVSREWFFLLSHEVLNPMYCLFEYANKSNYSLQINPASYVNPDHLQYFKFIGRFIAMALYHGRFIYSGFTMPFFKRMLNKKLVMKDIESIDPEFYKSLIWIKENNIDECALELYYSVDFEILGQVIHHELKENGDKIRVVEDNKEEYIRLMTEWRMTRGIEEQTKAFLDGFNSVVPLEWLKYFDERELELMLCGMQEIDVEDWQRNTIYRHYTRNSKQVLWFWQFVTRTDSEKRARLLQFVTGTCRVPVGGFAELMGSNGPQRFCIEKVGKDTWLPRSHTCFNRLDLPPYKSYDQLVEKLNYAIEETEGFGQE from the exons ATGTCCCACTGTAAAAAAGGTCCTTTGTCATCAGGATTTTATCAATTAGATATCATAA tcGAAGGGGCAGTATTAAGAAGCTCGTCATTCTTGAAACCCAATCCGTACATAGAAATTTCAGTGGATGGAGAAAGACTTCTTACAACAGATGTATCCAAATCCACATATCAACCAAAATGGGAGGAAAGATTTCATGTATTGGTCAAACCATATTCTCAAGTgcattttcgtttatttgacCATAGCACATTTAGAAAGGATACGTTAttaggagagaaaagaataagtttGTTTCAAATTTTGTCCCATTATAatggaaaattagaaaatttggaGCTAACATTTGATTTGATGAATTCAAATAAACATGATTTCTGTTCTAACAAAATTGGAGAGCTAGTAACTGTGTTTGATGGATTAACAATagatatcaatgatattacaCCTGTTCATGATCCTCAATTACCAAAAACTGGAGAATTGGATACATTGTTTGATAACTTGAGAATTGATCTTAATAATTCTATACCAAGTAATACTAATGAATCGTTATGCCAAGTTCAATGTACTGTACCAGATG GTGCTAGTAGCAGTGATACTGTAAGTAATTGCAGCGTGTTAAATGGAGGAGTACGTGGACGAATGAGATTACATTCCAACGAAACTGCCACACCATCGTCGATGTATTGTGGTCAAGCTAATGCTCATCACAGTTCTACATATAACACTAATGCAAATCAATCTGGTATAGATAAACACAATTCTACTCAACATCACAAACCACATGAAAATGATAAACCAGGAAGTAGTAAAATGTGTTCAATTCACTTAGCAAATGGACATGCTGTCCCTATGTCAGATAAACCAGTAGCCCAAACACAAGAAAAACCAATGAATAGAACATCAGAACGACATACGACATCCTTGATTGATGGATGCATACCATCACGTTCAGAACCATCACGTTCAACTAATCATAACATATCAGAGGGACGTCCAATTTCTCGGCCAGAACAGTCTTCGTCCGTTCCTAACACAAACGAACGTTTGACGAATTTTAGAGCAGATCAATCTGCATCGAATTCAGTTTCGGATGGGCGTACAGTTCCTCAATCAGAACCATTGTCTCTCTCTAATGTAAATACATGTTCAACCTCTCGAATAGAATCGACGTCACTCCCTAATACAGAAACACGACCAGATCATTCATCCGAGGCTCGTGGAACTACTAGAGCTGAACAAAATAATAGTATTCTTCTTCCACATTGTATTCCTCGTTCAGAGCAATCTATGTTAAATACTGTACCAGATAGTCGCACTATACCACATTCTGAAGAATTTACAACAAATAATTTACCAGAATCTCGTTCGCTTACCAGAATGGCTCAACCAACAGTTTCATTGACAGGGCAACCTGCAATGTCTGTAGGTGGACAACCTATTATACAACCTGGATCTTCAGTAATGCTTCCAGAAGTTGAAAATACATGTCATTCGGAGGAACCTCTTCCACCTGGATGGGAAATGAGATGCGATGGTTATAGTCGAAG gTATTATGTTGATCATAATACAAGAAGTACATCATGGGAAAGACCACAGCCGTTACCACCAGGATGGGAAGTACGCAGAGATCCTAGGGGTAGAATTTATTATGTGGATCATAATACAAGAAGTACAACATGGCAGAGACCAAATACAGAAAGATTGCAGCATTTCCAACAGTGGCAAGGTGAAAGGCAATATGTCGTTCAACAAGGCAATCAACGATTTCTTTATCCTCAA CCTCTTGGGGCAGCAGCCGCTGTAGCAGGACCTTTAGCTTCTGCTATacctgatgatgatgatatccTTGGACCATTACCAGCTGGTTGGGAAAGACGTAAGCAACCAGAAGGTCGAGTATATTAtgtaaatcataaaaatcggACAACTCAATGGGAAGATCCTCGTACGCAAGGACAAGAAACAGGAATAGATGAACCACCATTACCAGATGGTTGGGAAATTCGATTGACAGAAGATGGTGTTCGATATTTCGTGGACCACAacacaagaacaacaacattCCAAGATCCAAGGCCAGGTGCACCAAAAgg ACCAAAAGGAGTTTACCGAGTACCAAGGGCATATGAAAGATCATTTCGTTGGAAATTATCCCAATTTCGTTTCTTATGTCAAACCAATGCATTACCCAATCATATAAAGATTAGTGTAAGTCGACAAACATTATTTGAGGATTCTTATCACCAAATAATGAATGCAGAAGCATTTGCGCTTAGAcgaagattatatattatatttaaaggagaagaagggttGGATTATGGAGGCGTATCTAg aGAGTGGTTCTTCTTATTGAGTCACGAAGTTTTAAATCCTATGTATTGTTTATTTGAATATGCTAATAAAAGCAATTATAGCCTGCAAATAAATCCTGCATCTTACGTCAATCCTGatcatttacaatattttaaatttattggcAGATTTATTGCAATG gCTCTTTACCATGGACGATTTATCTATAGTGGTTTTACTATgccattttttaaaagaatgttaaataaaaaactagTTATGAAAGATATAGAATCTATTGATCCAGAATTCTACAAGTCTCTTATAtggataaaagagaataatatagaTGAATGTGCTCTAGAATTGTATTATAGTGTTGACTTTGAAATTCTTGGACAGGTCATTCACcatgaattaaaagaaaacggTGATAAGATTAGAGTTGTTGAAGacaataaagaagaatatattag attAATGACTGAATGGAGAATGACTAGAGGTATAGAAGAACAAACAAAGGCCTTTTTAGATGGATTTAATTCAGTTGTACCATTAGAAtggttaaaatattttgacgAACGTGAATTGGAGTTAATGCTTTGCGGTATGCAAGAAATTGATGTAGAAGATTGGCAACGTAATACTATTTATAGACATTATACGCGTAATAGTAAACAGGTTCTATGGTTCTGGCAg TTCGTTACAAGAACGGACAGTGAGAAAAGGGCTCGCCTTTTACAATTTGTAACTGGTACTTGCAGAGTTCCTGTTGGAGGATTTGCTGAATTAATgg GAAGTAACGGGCCCCAACGATTTTGTATTGAAAAAGTTGGAAAAGATACATGGTTGCCAAGATCTCACACATGTTTTAATAGACTCGACTTACCACCATATAAGAGTTATGATCAATTGgtagagaaattaaattatgcaATTGAAGAAACTGAAGGTTTTGGtcaagaataa
- the LOC124955027 gene encoding 40S ribosomal protein S19-like: MPSVTLKDVDQHKFVKAFAAFLKKTGKMRVPEWVDIVKSARFKELAPYDPDWYYIRCAALVRHIYIRSPIGVGAVTKIFGGRKRNGTHPSHFCRSAGGVARKALQTLEQLKLIEKAPLGGRKLTSQGRRDLDRIAAQVKAKSKKQLKLQETLVL, translated from the exons atGCCGTCTGTCACGTTAAAGGACGTTGATCAACACAAATTTGTGAAAGCTTTTGCAGCTTTCCTTAAAAA gaCAGGCAAAATGCGTGTCCCAGAATGGGTAGATATCGTAAAATCAGCTCGTTTCAAGGAATTAGCTCCTTATGATCCAGATTGGTATTACATACGTTGTGCAGCATTAGTCcgtcatatttatattcgtagtCCCATTGGTGTTGGAGCAGTTACTAAAATTTTTGGTGGTCGTAAACGAAATGGAACTCATCCTAGCCATTTTTGTCGATCAGCTGGTGGTGTTGCTCGTAAAGCGCTTCAAACTTTAGAACAATTAAAGCTTATTGAAAAAGCTCCACTTGGTGGACGCAAGCTTACGAGTCAAGGGCGCAGAGATTTGGATCGTATTGCCGCACAAGTTAAGGCAAAGAgcaaaaaacaattaaaacttCAAGAAACTCTTGTTctttaa
- the LOC124955024 gene encoding persulfide dioxygenase ETHE1, mitochondrial isoform X1, translated as MILFKDNYIILKSFIYYIMIFQMRLNQQLLRLTGKFFQTRHKLIGNYHQHGTLTEHISFSKDFLFQQLFDPVSSTYTYLLADINNKDAILIDPVFEWADRDKKIIEELGLNLKYVANTHMHADHITGTGRLKSLLPGCRSMISRNSGAEADILLEPRDRIKFGRHYLVVIPTPGHTEGCVTYVCDEQGIAFTGDALLIRGCGRTDFQGGSSEILYKSVHENIFTLPSYYRLYPAHDYNGRTVTTVAEEKMLNPRLSKSLDEFVNIMNNLNLPYPKMIDKAVPANKVCGVFEINKKKGEQ; from the exons ATGATATTGttcaaagataattatataattctaaaatcttttatatattacattatgatTTTCCAAATGAG ATTGAATCAACAATTATTAAGATTGAcaggaaaattttttcaaacaagACATAAATTAATTGGAAATTATCATCAACATGGAACTTTGACAGagcatatttctttctcaaaggATTTTCTATTTCAGCAG tTATTCGATCCAGTGTCcagtacatatacatatttacttgCTGATATCAATAATAAGGATGCTATTTTAATCGATCCAGTCTTTGAATGGGCTgatcgagataaaaaaattatcgaagaactcggtttaaatttgaaatatgttG CGAATACACATATGCACGCAGACCATATTACAGGAACGGGCcgattaaaatcgttattaccagGTTGTCGATCGATGATCTCCCGCAATAGTGGTGCCGAGGCCGACATTCTCTTGGAGCCACGAGACCGCATCAAATTTGGTAGACATTATCTGGTGGTGATACCCACACCTGGTCATACTGAAG gaTGCGTGACGTATGTGTGTGATGAACAAGGAATCGCTTTCACGGGTGATGCTTTATTAATACGCGGATGTGGAAGGACAGACTTTCAg gGTGGCTCGTCAGAAATATTGTACAAGTCTGtacatgaaaatatatttactttaccATCATATTACAGACTATATCCTGCACATGATTATAATGGTAGAACTGTAACTACTGTTGctgaagaaaaaatgttaaatcctAGATTATCTAAATCGTTGGatgaatttgtaaatattatgaataatctTAATCTTCCATATCCAAAAATGATTG ATAAAGCTGTCCCGGCTAACAAGGTTTGTGGAgtctttgaaattaataagaagaaaggagaacaGTGA